The Prunus dulcis chromosome 5, ALMONDv2, whole genome shotgun sequence genomic sequence GCATATAGGCAAAATGGACCCTTATGTCGTCATCACCTGTAAAAAACAGCAGAAAAAGAGCACGGTGGCAACAGGTCAGTTTTCTAGTTCGCCTATATTCTTAATATCTaactataaaaataataataataataataataaaagttaTATTGTAAAATAGGGTTTAGGCGAATTTACATAAGAACCCAaattaatattgaaaatatataatttaatgtttgTGCAGCAATGGGGTCCAATCCAGAATGGAATGAGAGCTTTGTGTTCGGCATCTCTGATGATGTCAATGAACTTCATGTGATGATAATGGACAAGGACACCGGAAGCAAGGATGACTTTGTGGGAGAATTAACGTAAGTTGAAGCCCCAATCTGCAAAATATTTTCCAGTCAATTAACAAGTTCTGTTAATTTGtctcatatataaatatattttgacaaaactaTTTTCTGGTTTGATCATCATTTGCAGTATTCCACTGAAAACTCTCTTTGTGGAAAAGAAGCTACCACCAATGAAGTACAATGTCCTAAGGAACAAAAAGTACCATGGGGAGATTAAACTTGGCCTCACCTTCACTCCTGCggtagtttttctttttcttttccattaaTTACTTTCATTGTTATGTTTACGGCCGGCACATTTAAACTCGATTGATAATGGACGGAGTGGTACTACAAAATGTTATAAAGATTTCGAATTTCCGAAGTGAGACTTTACATTCTATAACATAATAACAAATTGTGCATTGTTCTTAGGTACACAATGATCGGGACTTGGACTTCGTAGGCGGATGGAAGGAGTCCTCCAGCAGCTATGGTTGATGGAACGAGTCGAGTTGCTAGGAGTTCTATGTACTTCAAATGCAAGTGTACACTCTTGGCTTAGGAGATTTAAGGGTTCCATTGCTAATAATATGTGATTTCCCATTAAAAAAAGTCAGTACATATTCCATTTTTGAGAAGTTCCTTTAGGCTCTTGTGAGGTTGAGCATTGTTATTTCATTTGGCTGAATCAAATAGCCAGCcgacccaaagaaaaaaaaaagacacaaAGACACATAGAAGAAAGATTTCGACAGACATAGATTGGTCCAATTAAGCCTTCCAATTTGTCAAAATAACTAGTCCTTATGTAATTCTTTGCTAAATGAAGCTGCTAAGAAACATTTGATTAATTtcctataataaaaaaacatttgataaatttttttttttcttgttttatcaGTTCAAAACGTACGGTTAGTTTGTAAAAAAATGTTGACCATTTTTTACAATTCAAAGTATATGAGATTGATCTAAAATAGAATTCAATGTCAATTGCATTGGTTGATGGGattttaatgaaatatataaataatgaaacataaagataagattttaaaaaatcgtCAACGaatcaaacataaaataatCTTACGTCGCCCCAAAATTATTCTAGTTCTAGGAGGATCGTATGATATATCCTTAGGCTTAGCTTAAAGACCTTAAACCATCAAAATATTAATGGGGCCTAGGTGTACTCTAACCCTACATGCACTACAgattcatataattttttttactcaCAAACATAATTGATGCAATCCAAAATAGAGAAGGAAAGCACCAAATAAAATGCAATCCAAATGGAAACTTGATAATTGCATCAAAACCTCACTTAAATATTAAGGTTTCGAAGATGAGCTTAAATGATGAGGAAGGTTGACCATGGAAATGGGTTGGATTAGGCTAGGTTGCTTAAACATAATgtaaacattgaaaaaaaatcatcactTAAATATTACtccaatatataaataaataaatttattttgtgtaTTTGGGTCATGGGTTTGATATATATTGCTcggtttttattttgataattgatttagccaaaattaaaatatatactaAATGAGGTAACATTAATTTGGGACTGAACAATTTAAGTGCCTAAGACAGTTGCCTCATTGAGGACTCATGGTCGGTTTTGATTCGGAAATTACATGACATGTCGATATTGTATTACGAATTCAcactcaaattataattacattatatatgttgaattttgtttcaatGATTGTACATGTCACGTGAtataatttgaataaattcCTAACATGTAACAGATCGATATGCCACAGATATATTTGCCACCAATGTATTATAGGATCatgttggatttgtggtacgTGGAATTAATGTGAACCAAGCTTGCAGGATCGAGGGTTCTATCTTATAACCAATGTGAATTCATGTGATGTTTGCATACATTCAACTAACTCAAAACAAattattgatttcttcttaaCACCCTATATTCTCATAGCTTCACCCATCCATGATTCGCCCTAAATCTCCATGTAAATAAGCATGCACCTATGGCCAAGATCCGATTGACGCACAGTGTGTATGCAGTTCCTTGTCATATATCCTTGAATTTCgacttcttctttgttttttgttacaTCTACTAGCCAAACCTTTTTTTTCGACCATCCCCTCAGGACTAGCTCCAGAGGCTTACTTTGACTTGGTTTTCACGGCTACAAATGAACGCATGCTCTTTGTCCAATAATCCTGTGTGTATTTCGGGTTCTTCAGCCCTCATCCGTAGTTATTTCCAGTTATATAATTCATTAAAGAGATAagtccaagaaaaaaaagtgtcaCAACTTGATTGCACTCACAAAACCTTCTTGCTCATATTCATCAAGACATCACACTCATCTTTTTCCCTCTTGGGATTAATTTGTTCCTTCCTTTCTGAAAATGGCCCCTCGAGGAACCCTTGAAGTTACACTTGTCGGTGCTAAGGATCTTAAAAACATGGATACAATGGGTAATTAAGCATGCATGCAGTTCATGGCTTTTTCATGCATGATAATCGGTTTGCGAGATGATCTTATGAATTAGAATATGTTTCTGACAACATTTAATATGAATCCGTGTAGGTATGATGGATCCTTATGTCGTATTCACCTACAAAGATCAGGAGAAAAAGAGTCAGGTGGCAAACGGTCGGGTTTCTAGTCTCCCTGAATTTTTAGTATGATGTTGAGTTTAATGCCATTACATAGCTCTCTTTATTTTAACTAGTTtagaaagaataaaagaatCTACAATTCTTTGATGAAGAGTATGAAGGGATCGAATTGTTGGGGATACTCCACAGTGTGGTTCAATGATCTGAATTATTTAGCTTTTAATCCTCATTTAGGAATCATACATGCAAATTAATGCGGTCGTAAGTTCGATTATTTGATTATATCGTCATGATCATTTCATTGTTTGATACTAAATATTGTGTTTGTCTACTTATTGTGTTATAGTTAgacgacaaaaaaaaaaaaaaagagagttcttattttgttgattttttttttttgtttgttaagaTTATCATTGAATGAGTTCTtattaaaaagataaatgGTTTAAGTCATCCGATCATATTGATGGTTTTTCTCCTACTGAGAAAAACTTTTCGAGAATAGTGAAAAGGAATCCCTCATTAGAACGGGATTGTATataacatatacatatattttaccGGACATGAGAACaaaatgattttgaatttttaaaaaaagtatattaTGATGAATCATTAATTCACTTGTATTACATACCAGGTGAAAttaatattaagaaaaaaaaaaaagtgtttgtGCAGGTCAAGGGTCTGAACCAGATTGGAATGAAACTTTTCTATTTACAATTGCTGGTGCTGAAGATGAACTCAGATTGAAGTTATATGACGAAGACTCTGGTAGCACTGATGATTCTGTGGGTGAATTAACGTAAGCACTTGTAGCTCCCtcttatgaagaaaaaaaaaaaaaaaaaaattcaagcttTATATACTAACATAATCTtgtgaattaattttttataataaaataaataagaattaGCCCTCATTAAGAGAATCACTTAGTAGCACATAAAGGTTTTTATACATGCgcttatataatataatagcATAGGATTTTCGTTTCAATTTCCTACATGTTTTTTGtgtatttaaattatttttactgtGAAATCTTATAGATTTTCTTTGTggatattaattttcttttttttcactcTTATTAGtttccttgaaaaaaattactaaaaatGTACATGCAGAATTCCACTGGATGCAATAGTTACCGACAGCGGGTGCGAAGGGAGAATGCCAGCAACGCCATACGACGTAATGAGGAACGACAAAGTCAGAGGAGAAATTACCATTGGCCTCTTTTTCAATCCTGAGGTATTTTTTCTTCCTCGTCCACTTAattgatatatatagttaATCGTTAATCTGTTAATAAGTTAATATGTATAAATAGAATTAATTTTAACATATTGGTAAGTTAATACGGTTAGCCCTCCTGAATTATACACATGTATAACAAAATTAAGACTATAAGGACATGTTTACTTATTAGAAATGGGGCATTATTAAcgaaaataaattatcataATCATGCAAGGCAATTGTACCATGTAAAAAGCTGCTTTAATCTGCTTCAAAATTTAcgataatattttaaagtaGTAATTAACCATGCCTTTTTTTCCGtataattgtatatatatatatatatattttttcaaatataatatatgtattgtCTGTTTTTCTCAGCCTGGCAGTGGAGATCGCGACTATGGCAGTGGAGATCGCGActgtgatgaagaagaagaagacgagtGAAATGGTGGAAGGAAACAGTCCACATGCGACTGATTGTCTGAAGAATAATAGTTTTGCTCGATGCCAGTaccatatatgattttttttttttttttccctttcttttttcctttttgttgttcttgaaGAATAATACCAACTTGGAGATACCAGTGTTCCGTTGCTAATACTTTGTGATAATAAactttcatttgtttatttgccaataattttctttctgaTAAGCACAAAATGGGGTGCCTAAATCCATTTAAATGATCAGAAACTcaactgaaaattttcattaacaGCACTATGATGCATTTTATCTGTCGGTAAGAACTACAGCAGTTTTGACTTGCAAGACTCCCTTGAGAGTTTAAATATTTCTCTTGGCTAGTCAATACATACGGGAAAAAGGTAAAGGTAAATATCCACTTACAAAATAAATGTTATATTCAGATGGAATTCTTTGCTACAACACAGGAGACATGCAGCTACAAGGTTTCAAAATGTATAACTTGCTGAAACCTGTGTACCATTACAGATAGGAATTACCTTTCTTCTAGGACTTTACCTTTCCACGATAATCCTTACTGTCTCCTAAGCAAGGCTTCTGCGAATCAACCCCGCCGCAATTCGACAAGCTCACGTTCCCTGCAGGTAGGAATGGAGAATTCATCGATAACTGTTGGCCTGAACTGGCCCCACTGCAATTTGACAAGCTCACATTTCCTGCAGGCAGGAATGAAGGATTCATGGATAACTGATGGCTTGAAGCAACCCCGTTGCAATTTGACATGCTCACATTCCCTGAAGGCAGGAATGAAGGATTCATGGATAACTGTTGGCTTGAAGCAACCCCGTTGCAATTTGACATGCTCACATTTCCTGAAGGCAGGAATGAAGGATTCATGGATAACTGTTGGCTTGAAGCAACCCCATTGCAATTTGACATGCCCACATTTCCTGAAGGCAGGAACGAAGAATTCATTGGTAATTGTTGGCCTGAAATAGATTGTTCTGGTGCGTCAAACTGAGGTAATATATCACTTTGAAAAAAGCTGGGTGAGCCAAAATCTGGTAGTGCCAAGCTATCTCTGTGGTTGTGAgaggtttcaattttttcttggaAGTAACCCTGAAACAAATCATCCTCTATTGGTATTGCACCTGTAAGAGTCTTGAATGCAAAATCTAGGCATGGGTCAGACCAAGAATCCATGAAAGGGAAAGAGAATTGTGCCTCTGGATTCTCAATAGCTGCCTTCTCAGTTTCAAAGTTCTGTGGTTTCACTTGAGGAATAGCTTGGTCTTCAAGAAAATTCTCGCTCTTGTTTGATGACTGCTCTGGTATTGAAGTGTCTATAGTAGTAGTACAAGGATAATTTGCAAATTTCGTCTCTGGCCCACCTTCAGGCAGCTGAGATGCTTCATCTGCTGAATTGACAGCTTGGATGGCTTTACTTTTACTGGACCTTCCAGTTGCATTTCGAAGAGCTCGTTCACTGGACATAGAACTGGGCAGCAGCTCAGGTTCAACCCCAGCAAGCCGTTTTGAAGATCGATGAGGCaacttaatttctttatttttcttggatttgtTAAACCTTGTATTTCTGCTGCAGCTCTTTTCCATCTCACTTTCAAGTGAGTTCTCTTTCTGCAGCACATCAGCTGCAGGTTTCAGAATAGGCTCATTATCCACAGTATCAGCTATTGGCAATTCCCCCGTAAGCGTTTTGAATGCAAATTCTAGGCATGGGTCTGAGCCGAACAGAAGGGAGAACTCTGGTTCTGGCTTCTCAGAATCCATTCTCTCACTTTCCAGCTTTTGTTGTTGCTCTTTAGGAACCATTTGGTCATCAAGTGGCATCCTGCCCTTATTCAATGCCTCCTCATGTGATGTAGATTTTATGTCAGTTGAAGTATGATGTGCAACCACTACTTCTGATTCAGCCCCAACCTGCTGATGTGCATCTGAAGCCAAAACTGCATCTTGACTGCCATCACTTTTACTACACTTTCTTACAACTTGATGAGCTTGTTCACTGGAAACCAAGTTAGCTACCTGCTCTGGTCCAAGCCCAGCAAGTCGTTTTGAAGACCGACGAGGCAAGTTAAgcttttccttgctttttgATTTCCTCGAGCCTGTTTGGGTTATTCTGACATTGCCTTTTTCCATCACAATCTTAAGTGAATTATTCTCATTCAGGGTGTCAGCAGCAGGAGTCAAAACAGGCTCATTTCCAGCCAAAATTATTTTCCCTGGATCTGTCACAGAATGTTCAACTTTGAGCAATGACCTTTTGCCTTCATGTATGTCAGCAACTTCAGGTTTTGGCTGTGATGACCTGATTGGAGGACAATCTTCCATAGTTCTGGGACATTCTTCAACTATATCCTCTGGTAAATGCTTCTCCTGGACAACATCAGCTGTCAAAGCAACAGCAACTCCACTTTCAGTGGGTACCCTCTTGTCTTGCAAGTTGGAGCTTTCAGTTTCTGGTAGTTCTAAGCAGCTAATTTCAGAACTACCTTTATCTGCAGTGGAAGTTCAACAATGGGAACAATGCAGTTAGATAGATACCAGGGGATTTCATTTCCCTTTATAACTTGGACCAAATCTAATATACGTTCTCAAGTTAGAGAATCATTCATCATGATGTCATCTATTGACCTCTCACCTTCATAATGCTGTTGCCTGGTGACAGGGTGCTTAAatttttgccttttggttGCAGATGATGGCTAAAATAACAGCAAACGAAGAATGATCAAAATAACGAATTCATCCTTTAAATACCAAGttcacatatataataaaaaacggataaaatcataaaaattgGCTGCTAAGAAGCCTACCATCCATCCGGTCATAGTTATAAACTTATAATGGGGTATCAGTTTTGACTTGAAGTTCCTTggttttatatttgtattcaTTAAAGATAAATTACTGAATACCTTTTAACCCTTTTAGAGATGAGaaacagaagagaaaaaaaaagggtgaaAGGTAATCCATCAGCTTTATTTACAGATGGGGAAATTCTACCATTTGTAAAATGGGGAGTACTAAAAACATCGAAGAATGTTTACAGAAAAAACATTGAAGAATGCAAGCCAAAGCACAAACTATGTTCTgagaaaaatcaagaaaaacaataacatTGAAAATGGAAACCCCACAATGCAAGAAAGTTGTCACTGCTACATAAGTGCAAGAGTTGTAATTCTTTCTGGGACTGACAGATGCAATTTGTTCACGAATTCAGCACCACTATGCTATGCAACTAAAAAGTATCAGAGCAATACACAGAACACATTAGTTAGCCCAAATTTCACCAAGTCCTCTCTGCTTTAGTTTGGAACATATTTCAGTCAAGTTTTCAAAGTGTTTCAAAATAGAGTGAAATAAAGAATATCACTTCAAACTTCATTATGTTTTTTCCCATGCTAATTATACACCACAGCTTATGTGGCATGGTCAATTGTCATTCAAGTAACCATGGGTTAAAATACTAAATTTTTTAAGGGATACGCCAATACTTATTCTGAATTTCTACATGGTACGATTTCCAAACTGAGATCATCAAGAAAaccattaaagaaaaattgttgGTAATTGTACTAAAAAACAATCATATACAAACCCAAGAGAGCATTGatgatgaaaaataagaagtaGGAACTTGCACTTACTGTAATTTCGTGGCTTTCATCATTAATCAATGTCAGCTCATTGGTGCACTTATTCTTGGGTTTAAAAGCATGTCTGCTTATCTCTCCAGTCTCTAAATAATGCATAACAGCATTTTTGGAGCGGAATACATATCCACTGACTGGATCTGTGTAATACTGTAAAAAGGTGGGAGCCACTAAAAATCAACATAAAATCTTTAAGTACAGAACTTATTGGAATAAAAGACAATTAGTTGGAATTATTCCTAAAGCAGGGCTGTTTATGAAGGCACGCATACACGTGCATGCGTggggagagatagagagagccCGGGGTTGGGAGCAGAACTGACATAAACTGGAATAAGTATCGAAGAAATTGATTTTATACCGGGTCTCTTCTAAGTCGATTTGCAACCCTTTTAACTTTGATCTCTTTTGTCCACCCTGATGGTAAATCCTCCACATTATGCTTCTCAACATCAACCTAAATTATGCATCAACAATTAGCATCAGGCCTGATTAAACAACTGTAATAACATGAAATCCCTAAACAGAAAATGCAATCATTCTGCAGCTTCAGTATGTCATGCAATAAAAACTTGTAGTGGTTCCATGAAGCTCACTTGCTATGCTTTGTTTTCTATGAGGGAGtttaaaaaaccaattttcaTCTTAAAGTTCCTACCCTTTAAAGAAATGAAACATGATTCTAGGAAAAAGGTCGAAAATGGTAAACTTTGACCCTTTAGAACATTACATCACAAAAGGTGCTAAGTGTTCTCTACTAGATTGTAGTTAGATTATGATTTCTTCTGGATTCAAGATTTCAGTTCATGAATCGCATAGTTTCTCTAAAtgagaaaatattttaaagcaTGAATCGCATAGTAAAACATTTTGATGCACCTACGGCTGAAGATTTTGTTTCGAAGCATTTTTAGTATCCTTGTCCCCATCCAAACAATTAACAAAAAGGAATTAAAGCACGAGAATATCAAAGGGAACAAACTTTGTTTGCACTTTGCAAGGGCGAGACAGTCTTCTTTTTTATCATGCATCTCTTGTGGTTTACAGTTTTGAGATTTCTGGACTTGCAGCTCTTGCGCTTTACAGTTTTGAGATACCGAAACACCTCTGGCTTGGAATAGAAACTACATTCTGTTGAGGGATCAATGTAACACTGCAATCGGAATACAATTATAtaagaaataaagagaaatatgtaTTGCTGGAGTCAACACATACTGAGAAAGATCTCTGAAAGTTTCTTCACAATCCATTATCAAATCAACAGTAAAGTTAAAGGAGTAATTCTGTAACATCAGACAGACCCGTTCATTTCCTTCTTGAtatgaaagacaaaaaagtaGATACAGTTATAGTTGAAGAAAGAAGATATTACAGTTTATTGATGGAATAATTATGCCAGACATggcaaagaaacaaacaattgCTAGAATTCTATCGTACTAAAATCTTGGCTAAGGATTTAATGAACTGTTCCCACTAAAGACAAGAGTCGCACCATACCCGACCAAGTTCAGTAATAAATCTTagatgaaaaatcaatttcaaaaagGTTAAACACCTAGAATCCTTTCAAAACCACTTAAACTTATTTCTAACCTATGCCATGAAAGGGAATAAATCACTACTTGGTTAAAGTAAGAGTTTATCATCTTATATCAAATATAATGTTACCCATATATTGATTAAAGAAACTATAGCATTGTTATACGGCCAACCATGCCAGCATACTCTATGGGAAAATTTAGGACGGTACAtatttgatatatattttccaattaaattgCAATGAGTAATTAATACAGTCATAAATATTGAGCGATGACATATCACAGATGCATATCAAGGTGCCAGGCCAACCATGCATTTCGGAATACAAGCTAAATGTCAATTATTAAGAACCAAGGAGTTCcttgtaaaattaaaaaggaggCAACCACTAGTGATGACTTTAtaccaaaagggaaaaaaaaggtgacGAGTATAA encodes the following:
- the LOC117627481 gene encoding elicitor-responsive protein 3-like, whose translation is MAPRGTLEVTLVGAKDLKNMDTMGMMDPYVVFTYKDQEKKSQVANGQGSEPDWNETFLFTIAGAEDELRLKLYDEDSGSTDDSVGELTIPLDAIVTDSGCEGRMPATPYDVMRNDKVRGEITIGLFFNPEPGSGDRDYGSGDRDCDEEEEDE
- the LOC117627479 gene encoding methyl-CpG-binding domain-containing protein 13-like, encoding MVAKSSPDWLPAGWAVQFRVQKTGRKIEFYTNLETGKNFFSKDDVMCHIKMASTKGGNPQPTTLHNQHHSEKIPSQLVGNTTEYPEWLPKGWKVEVRTRKTGVHVGKEYKCYIDPSTECSFYSKPEVFRYLKTVKRKSCKSRNLKTVNHKRCMIKKKTVSPLQSANKVDVEKHNVEDLPSGWTKEIKVKRVANRLRRDPYYTDPVSGYVFRSKNAVMHYLETGEISRHAFKPKNKCTNELTLINDESHEITPSSATKRQKFKHPVTRQQHYEDKGSSEISCLELPETESSNLQDKRVPTESGVAVALTADVVQEKHLPEDIVEECPRTMEDCPPIRSSQPKPEVADIHEGKRSLLKVEHSVTDPGKIILAGNEPVLTPAADTLNENNSLKIVMEKGNVRITQTGSRKSKSKEKLNLPRRSSKRLAGLGPEQVANLVSSEQAHQVVRKCSKSDGSQDAVLASDAHQQVGAESEVVVAHHTSTDIKSTSHEEALNKGRMPLDDQMVPKEQQQKLESERMDSEKPEPEFSLLFGSDPCLEFAFKTLTGELPIADTVDNEPILKPAADVLQKENSLESEMEKSCSRNTRFNKSKKNKEIKLPHRSSKRLAGVEPELLPSSMSSERALRNATGRSSKSKAIQAVNSADEASQLPEGGPETKFANYPCTTTIDTSIPEQSSNKSENFLEDQAIPQVKPQNFETEKAAIENPEAQFSFPFMDSWSDPCLDFAFKTLTGAIPIEDDLFQGYFQEKIETSHNHRDSLALPDFGSPSFFQSDILPQFDAPEQSISGQQLPMNSSFLPSGNVGMSNCNGVASSQQLSMNPSFLPSGNVSMSNCNGVASSQQLSMNPSFLPSGNVSMSNCNGVASSHQLSMNPSFLPAGNVSLSNCSGASSGQQLSMNSPFLPAGNVSLSNCGGVDSQKPCLGDSKDYRGKVKS
- the LOC117628113 gene encoding elicitor-responsive protein 3-like encodes the protein MPRGTLEVNLVNAKGLKNTEVFGKMDPYVVITCKKQQKKSTVATAMGSNPEWNESFVFGISDDVNELHVMIMDKDTGSKDDFVGELTIPLKTLFVEKKLPPMKYNVLRNKKYHGEIKLGLTFTPAVHNDRDLDFVGGWKESSSSYG